Proteins found in one Amycolatopsis aidingensis genomic segment:
- the argS gene encoding arginine--tRNA ligase: protein MGNPVRDAHPVPDRASRGHLAPRRGTQREEIVAESERAFRDVYDRLGVLLTPADSVGESFYKPELAGTVAELAAAGIAVDSDGALVVFSEEVTGPEGKPVPLMVRKRDGGYGYDTTDLATIRYRIRELGADRLLYVTDSRQALHFQLIFEAARRAGWLTAGTEATHVAYGTVLGPDGRPFKTRAGGTVRLTDLLDDAVAAARVVVAEKNPGLDPAELDRIAEQAGIGAVKYADLSTSRLKDYAFEVDRMVSLTGNTAVYLQYAHARIRSILRNEGDPELTVDPEVPLEPAERALALELDAYAGTLREVATGLEPHRLCGYLYELARDFTAFYETCHVRRAEAPVRGNRLALCGLTARTLGHGLGLLGIAAPERM, encoded by the coding sequence CTGGGGAACCCAGTTCGGGATGCTCATCCAGTACCTGACCGAGCATCCCGAGGTCACCTGGCGCCACGACGAGGTACCCAGCGGGAGGAGATCGTCGCCGAGTCGGAGCGGGCCTTCCGCGATGTCTACGACCGGCTGGGCGTCCTGCTCACCCCGGCGGACTCGGTCGGCGAGTCGTTCTACAAGCCGGAACTCGCCGGCACCGTCGCCGAGCTCGCCGCGGCCGGGATCGCCGTGGACAGCGACGGCGCGCTGGTCGTCTTCTCCGAGGAGGTCACCGGACCGGAGGGCAAGCCGGTTCCGCTCATGGTGCGCAAGCGCGACGGCGGCTACGGCTACGACACCACCGACCTGGCCACGATCCGCTATCGCATCCGCGAGCTCGGGGCCGACCGCCTGCTCTACGTCACCGACTCCCGCCAGGCGCTGCACTTCCAGCTGATCTTCGAAGCCGCCCGGCGCGCGGGCTGGCTGACCGCCGGGACCGAGGCCACCCATGTCGCCTACGGCACCGTTCTCGGCCCGGACGGCCGCCCGTTCAAGACCCGCGCGGGCGGAACCGTCCGGCTGACGGACCTGCTGGACGACGCGGTCGCCGCCGCCCGCGTAGTCGTCGCGGAGAAGAATCCCGGCCTCGACCCGGCCGAACTGGACCGGATCGCCGAGCAGGCCGGGATCGGGGCGGTCAAGTACGCGGACCTGTCCACCTCGCGGCTGAAGGACTACGCCTTCGAGGTGGACCGCATGGTGTCGCTGACCGGCAACACCGCCGTCTACCTGCAGTACGCCCATGCGCGGATCCGGTCCATCCTGCGCAACGAGGGTGACCCGGAGCTGACCGTCGATCCCGAGGTCCCGCTCGAGCCTGCCGAGCGTGCGCTCGCGCTGGAACTCGACGCCTACGCCGGCACCCTCCGCGAGGTGGCAACCGGGCTGGAACCACACCGGCTGTGCGGATACCTCTACGAGCTGGCCCGCGACTTCACGGCGTTCTACGAAACCTGCCACGTCCGCAGGGCGGAGGCACCCGTCCGCGGCAACCGCCTCGCCCTGTGCGGACTGACGGCACGCACCCTCGGGCACGGGCTCGGGCTGCTCGGCATCGCCGCGCCGGAACGGATGTAG
- a CDS encoding TetR/AcrR family transcriptional regulator: MGTGDKRSDIVAAAVRIASESGIDAVTVRAVAARAGCGLGTLRHYFPAQHELIDAILPELLDQELHDDGLTDTGRPRTDRLATLMTQFLPPDDDQEGERMLSAWFEMSASALSVDATPGATRTLAALAARAHQRVRQWLRELAPERADDAEWLEDTADGLISLCSGLCLEALTPGSPVTLRRARHLLERAATRAF; this comes from the coding sequence GTGGGAACGGGTGACAAGCGGTCGGACATCGTGGCGGCCGCCGTGCGGATAGCGTCGGAGTCCGGGATCGACGCGGTTACGGTGCGCGCGGTAGCCGCCCGTGCTGGATGCGGGCTCGGCACGCTCCGGCACTACTTTCCGGCTCAGCATGAGCTGATCGACGCGATCCTGCCGGAGCTGCTCGACCAGGAACTGCACGACGACGGCCTCACCGACACCGGCCGTCCGCGTACCGACCGGCTCGCCACGCTCATGACGCAGTTCCTGCCTCCGGACGATGACCAGGAAGGCGAGCGGATGCTGTCGGCCTGGTTCGAGATGTCCGCCTCCGCGCTTTCCGTGGACGCGACACCCGGGGCGACCCGGACGCTGGCCGCACTGGCGGCCAGGGCGCATCAACGAGTCCGCCAGTGGCTGCGGGAACTTGCTCCCGAGCGGGCGGACGACGCGGAGTGGCTGGAGGACACCGCCGATGGCCTGATCAGCCTGTGCAGCGGCTTGTGCCTCGAAGCCCTGACCCCGGGTTCCCCGGTCACACTCCGGCGGGCGCGGCACCTCCTGGAGCGCGCGGCCACCCGCGCCTTCTGA
- a CDS encoding FAD-dependent monooxygenase encodes MPEARTQVLIVGGSLVGLSTALFLRRHGVDLILAERHHDTSIHPRTPGYNGRTMELFRAAGVEQDVRAAGPWRLDGSGLLWAESLTSPNHHWLNPPNAGHAQDDLAGVSPCAEAVLSQDVLEPVLRKHAEGLGADLRFGTELESFTTGAEGVAAVLTDRATGRRSTVHAEYLVAADGANSPIRDRLGIGRDGVGVLEDVAGIMVRADLGDALRDKSFVICQVNNPGFAGMVRVVGDKLALHVTYRPDLGESAADFTPRRCVELARAAAGIPDLVVEPLEVSPWQTTAAVADRFAAGRVFLAGDAAHVMPPSGAYGANTGIQDAANLAWKLAYVLHGWAGPALLDGYETERRPVAELTVNQALVTGKEWFGVQLPAGLDEVELIDTTSLQFGYCYPPMTAPVADPRNPSGRPGTRAPHLWLRRNGEQVSTVDLWAEGLVLLAGPGGAAWMEAAGTLADRDRLPLSAYRVLSGGEPRGEHVLADIDGRWASSFGVGEAGAVLIRPDGFIAWREPRDPGPHAATALADALRQTLGTAG; translated from the coding sequence ATGCCCGAAGCACGAACGCAGGTACTGATCGTCGGCGGAAGCCTGGTCGGCCTTTCCACCGCCCTGTTCCTGCGCAGGCACGGCGTCGACCTGATCCTGGCCGAGCGCCACCACGACACCTCCATCCATCCCCGCACCCCCGGCTACAACGGCCGCACGATGGAACTGTTCCGCGCGGCCGGCGTCGAGCAGGACGTGCGCGCGGCCGGGCCGTGGCGGCTGGACGGTTCGGGCCTGCTCTGGGCGGAGAGCCTGACCAGCCCCAACCACCACTGGCTCAACCCGCCCAACGCAGGGCATGCTCAGGACGATCTCGCCGGGGTCAGCCCCTGCGCGGAGGCGGTCCTTTCCCAGGACGTGCTGGAACCGGTGCTGCGTAAGCACGCCGAAGGACTCGGCGCCGACCTGCGGTTCGGCACCGAACTCGAGTCGTTCACCACCGGGGCGGAGGGGGTGGCGGCCGTGCTGACCGACCGCGCCACCGGCAGGCGTTCCACGGTGCACGCGGAGTACCTGGTCGCCGCCGACGGGGCGAACAGCCCGATCCGGGACCGGCTGGGTATCGGCAGGGACGGGGTGGGCGTACTGGAGGACGTGGCGGGCATCATGGTCCGCGCCGATCTCGGCGACGCACTGCGGGACAAGAGCTTCGTGATCTGCCAGGTGAACAATCCCGGGTTTGCCGGGATGGTCCGGGTGGTGGGCGACAAGCTGGCGCTGCATGTCACCTACCGCCCCGATCTCGGCGAGTCGGCCGCGGACTTCACCCCGCGACGCTGCGTGGAGCTGGCCAGGGCCGCCGCGGGCATCCCGGACCTCGTGGTCGAGCCGCTGGAGGTGTCGCCCTGGCAGACCACCGCCGCGGTGGCCGACCGGTTCGCCGCCGGCCGGGTGTTCCTGGCCGGGGACGCGGCCCACGTCATGCCGCCGTCCGGGGCCTACGGCGCCAACACCGGTATCCAGGACGCCGCGAACCTGGCCTGGAAACTCGCCTACGTCCTGCACGGCTGGGCCGGCCCTGCCCTGCTGGACGGCTACGAGACCGAGCGCCGCCCGGTCGCCGAGCTGACCGTGAACCAGGCGCTGGTCACCGGGAAGGAGTGGTTCGGCGTGCAGCTGCCGGCCGGGCTCGACGAGGTGGAGCTCATTGACACGACGAGCCTGCAGTTCGGCTACTGCTACCCACCGATGACCGCGCCCGTTGCGGATCCGCGCAACCCATCGGGCCGGCCCGGCACCCGCGCACCGCACTTGTGGCTGCGCAGGAACGGCGAACAAGTGTCCACAGTAGACCTCTGGGCGGAAGGGCTGGTACTGCTGGCCGGACCCGGCGGCGCGGCCTGGATGGAGGCCGCCGGGACGCTGGCCGACCGCGACCGGCTGCCGCTGTCGGCGTACCGGGTGCTCAGCGGTGGAGAGCCCCGCGGCGAGCACGTACTGGCGGACATCGACGGGCGGTGGGCGAGCTCGTTCGGGGTGGGCGAGGCCGGCGCGGTCCTGATCCGGCCGGACGGGTTCATCGCCTGGCGGGAACCGCGCGATCCCGGCCCGCACGCCGCGACCGCGCTGGCGGACGCGCTGCGCCAGACGCTCGGCACGGCTGGTTGA
- a CDS encoding lipopolysaccharide assembly protein LapA domain-containing protein, with translation MNSSAGANEDARRGGGTGTDGGAEPGPGAPAGHSAVSDRTRISAAWVTAIVGALVLILLLIFILQNQDGVTVTFLGLSGSLPLGVALLLAAVAGALLVALLGAARILQLRRRFRRAGRQD, from the coding sequence ATGAACAGCTCGGCTGGAGCGAACGAAGACGCGCGGCGGGGTGGCGGGACCGGAACGGACGGGGGTGCCGAACCGGGGCCGGGCGCGCCGGCCGGGCACTCGGCCGTGTCGGACCGCACCCGGATCAGTGCCGCCTGGGTCACCGCCATCGTCGGGGCCCTGGTGCTGATCCTGCTGCTGATCTTCATCCTGCAGAACCAGGACGGCGTGACCGTGACCTTCCTCGGCCTGTCCGGTTCGCTGCCGCTGGGGGTCGCGCTGCTGCTGGCCGCCGTGGCGGGCGCGCTGCTGGTGGCACTGCTCGGCGCCGCCCGCATCCTGCAGCTACGACGCCGGTTCCGCCGCGCGGGCCGCCAGGACTGA
- a CDS encoding TetR/AcrR family transcriptional regulator translates to MQSGFRAIVRSGLAEVRTRDVAAEAGITVATLHYYFPTKDDLVRAVLEHTIQDRLLAPLELEHDWVDGMAALRTMLTGLARQAETDPGQFRLLIDMNWAAREDPALHTMLVEWHGGWHQAIIGWLRSGRGDGRVRGDLDLTATATMIVYLVLGMVLRPPMPAEVDTHLVDALDRLLAPPP, encoded by the coding sequence GTGCAGTCCGGGTTCCGGGCCATCGTCCGTTCCGGACTTGCGGAGGTGCGCACCCGCGATGTCGCCGCCGAGGCGGGCATCACGGTCGCCACCCTGCACTACTACTTCCCCACCAAGGACGACCTCGTGCGGGCCGTCCTCGAGCACACCATCCAGGACCGGCTGCTGGCGCCGTTGGAGCTGGAGCACGACTGGGTCGACGGCATGGCCGCGCTACGCACCATGCTGACCGGCCTTGCCAGGCAGGCGGAGACCGATCCGGGGCAGTTCCGGCTGCTCATCGACATGAACTGGGCCGCACGCGAGGACCCGGCGCTGCACACCATGCTGGTCGAGTGGCATGGGGGCTGGCACCAGGCCATCATCGGCTGGCTGCGGTCCGGCCGGGGGGACGGCCGCGTGCGCGGCGATCTCGACCTGACGGCGACGGCGACGATGATCGTCTACCTGGTGCTCGGCATGGTGCTGCGTCCTCCCATGCCCGCCGAGGTCGACACCCACCTGGTCGACGCGCTCGACCGGCTGCTGGCACCCCCACCGTGA
- a CDS encoding MAB_1171c family putative transporter: MFAWVEIAGFTCLWLVAVLRAPQAIRHPQQRALWLAVTLIAFTTTLHQPPVVAGLGGLIGDPTLVVVIKHTCDVIASSAMLHFILTAMGWRRHLPFLLAAAITAGTALSWINLAHAPPGYAATPELDLPASYWVIFFGFHFVSNSCVVAVCLRYWRQADRWPMRWGLLTFGIGTLFACVLWLLFPAYLWTRIPALLPAASLVTGIEEILQAAGVALPAVPGIRRAFTSRRNLWTLWPLWRHVTSWNPQVALVIPRFRLVNVLLRTHLVDLHLYRAVIEIRDAILILSEYITPALIDRARAHVRAHQLPPAEANATVTACLISVATQASGQGEFPRQTDLQAATMGGEDLSGEIDFLRQVIKARKSPVVKAFARENTLTPWTADRQEQPQAVDGP, translated from the coding sequence ATGTTCGCCTGGGTCGAGATCGCCGGATTCACCTGCCTGTGGCTGGTCGCCGTACTCCGCGCGCCGCAGGCGATCCGCCATCCGCAGCAGCGCGCCCTGTGGCTGGCGGTCACCCTGATCGCCTTCACCACCACACTGCACCAGCCGCCAGTGGTCGCCGGCCTCGGCGGCCTCATCGGTGACCCGACGCTGGTCGTCGTCATCAAGCACACCTGCGACGTGATCGCCTCCTCGGCGATGCTGCACTTCATCCTGACCGCGATGGGCTGGCGCCGGCATCTCCCGTTCCTGCTGGCGGCCGCGATCACGGCCGGGACGGCGCTGTCCTGGATCAACCTCGCGCACGCGCCACCGGGGTACGCCGCCACCCCGGAACTCGACCTGCCCGCGTCCTACTGGGTCATCTTCTTCGGCTTCCATTTCGTCTCCAACTCCTGCGTGGTGGCGGTGTGCCTGCGTTACTGGCGGCAGGCCGACCGCTGGCCGATGCGCTGGGGGCTGCTCACCTTCGGCATCGGCACGCTGTTCGCCTGCGTGCTGTGGCTGCTGTTCCCGGCCTACCTGTGGACCCGGATCCCGGCGCTGCTGCCCGCGGCCTCGCTGGTCACCGGAATCGAGGAGATACTCCAGGCGGCGGGTGTGGCACTGCCCGCGGTGCCGGGCATCCGGCGCGCGTTCACCAGCCGCCGGAATCTCTGGACGCTGTGGCCGCTGTGGCGGCACGTCACCAGCTGGAACCCGCAGGTGGCGCTCGTCATCCCCCGGTTCCGGCTGGTCAACGTGCTGCTCCGGACCCACCTGGTGGACCTGCACCTGTACCGGGCCGTGATCGAGATCCGGGACGCCATCCTGATCCTCAGCGAGTACATCACCCCTGCCCTGATCGACCGCGCCCGCGCGCATGTCCGCGCGCACCAGCTGCCGCCCGCGGAGGCGAACGCGACGGTCACCGCCTGCCTGATCTCGGTCGCTACCCAGGCCAGCGGGCAGGGGGAATTCCCGAGGCAGACCGATCTCCAGGCAGCGACGATGGGCGGCGAGGACCTCTCCGGCGAGATCGACTTCCTGCGCCAGGTGATCAAGGCGCGGAAGTCCCCGGTCGTGAAGGCCTTCGCCAGGGAGAACACCCTGACTCCGTGGACCGCCGACCGGCAGGAACAACCGCAAGCAGTAGACGGACCGTAG